The following are from one region of the Littorina saxatilis isolate snail1 linkage group LG2, US_GU_Lsax_2.0, whole genome shotgun sequence genome:
- the LOC138955743 gene encoding cysteinyl leukotriene receptor 1-like, whose product MMSSEEPTSNDTTVSKNLEGSAQSLVTIWASPFVIVCGTVGNILMLVVFPRLRQLCAFSYYTLALALSQLLNLIIILLPRWMESLIHLRLTVEGHWLCKIDAFNLYLFHTLSVLFLAALSGQRAMAVVWPYSQKTRFQKRVAKVVIGSITTYALATCSGILLSDTVDVSDCYLGSAKGFNANRDGIRQTWIILFNGFCVPLVIISVSHVILVVKLKLRETPSSSLQRVESSLQHSRTQYVTVVVVALTFGYCILLGPTLIMEFLITIKVIRPDAISKTAWAILVQMTYINNMLNFFVHFILVRKFRREAIGVCLCRRAHHTFKTKSIFQPDTKKSSVGPLTTFSTKSRLLQLEDEVAIQQIKVPTKIDVPLSCPDNPERSEIKTVAAIKSSNSITWQDLAHESPAQSNTSKHLIMMKEFTGRLEVSAQPLKPQGPVQSDS is encoded by the coding sequence ATGATGTCGAGTGAAGAACCGACTTCCAACGATACAACAGTTAGTAAAAACTTAGAAGGGAGTGCCCAGTCACTAGTAACAATATGGGCGTCCCCATTTGTGATAGTTTGTGGCACGGTTGGCAACATTCTGATGTTGGTAGTCTTTCCACGACTACGACAGCTCTGCGCTTTCTCCTACTACACCTTGGCACTCGCTTTGTCACAGCTTTTAAACCTGATAATAATTCTGCTTCCCAGATGGATGGAATCTTTGATCCATCTTCGACTGACTGTAGAAGGGCACTGGTTGTGCAAAATTGACGCCTTTAACTTGTACCTTTTTCACACCCTATCTGTCCTGTTTCTGGCGGCACTGTCAGGTCAACGAGCAATGGCGGTAGTGTGGCCTTACTCGCAAAAGACCaggtttcagaaaagagtggcAAAGGTGGTCATTGGGAGCATTACGACGTACGCGTTGGCTACTTGTTCTGGGATTTTGTTGTCTGACACTGTGGACGTTTCGGACTGTTACCTCGGCAGTGCCAAGGGTTTCAATGCGAACCGGGATGGAATCCGTCAAACATGGATCATTTTATTTAACGGGTTTTGCGTTCCTCTGGTGATCATATCCGTGTCCCACGTCATCCTGGTGGTAAAACTGAAACTTAGGGAAACTCCTTCTAGTTCTCTCCAGCGTGTAGAGAGCAGCTTGCAGCATTCCCGCACCCAGTATGTCACCGTAGTGGTCGTCGCTTTAACCTTCGGTTACTGCATACTTCTGGGTCCGACCTTAATCATGGAGTTCCTTATCACCATTAAGGTAATTCGCCCTGACGCCATCTCAAAAACAGCCTGGGCAATCCTGGTTCAGATGACCTATATTAACAACATGCTAAATTTCTTCGTACACTTTATTTTGGTAAGAAAATTTCGAAGGGAAGCCATCGGGGTGTGCTTATGTCGTCGAGCACATCatacattcaaaacaaaatctaTATTTCAACCAGACACGAAGAAATCATCTGTGGGTCCATTAACGACGTTTTCTACGAAGAGTCGGCTTCTTCAGCTTGAGGATGAAGTTGCTATTCAACAAATCAAGGTACCAACAAAGATAGATGTACCGTTAAGTTGCCCTGATAACCCAGAGAGATCTGAAATAAAGACTGTTGCAGCAATCAAGTCGAGTAATAGCATTACGTGGCAGGACTTGGCACACGAATCCCCTG